A stretch of Myroides oncorhynchi DNA encodes these proteins:
- a CDS encoding P-loop NTPase fold protein — protein MTNPTTTIKISNESIIDEFKEHLDLELNQRILFTAPFGAGKSTFINDFEDEHKDGYRFIRLYPVNYAVSANEDIFELIKFDILYELMAHHNEEIALVKEDFDFWLRMSMFMQNKADLMPLFLFVLSQHEKIGKSAAVFIGAVEKILTPLKKGFKEYSEQIKIDVLADITKFLNSFKDKKGSPYEMDATSQFIFDLVDRLKGDELPDQEVIEEDKKITNKTVLVIDDLDRLDPDHIFRLFNIFSAHTHSITGENKFGFDKVVFVCDIENIRKIYAHKYGEGVDFSGYMDKFYSVKPFEFDHKEYLTDQLEEIIKNYRFINTDSEFVNSNEFKRILIGSLKFCLKEKILNLRSLKQIGVMSFDLRQSKNSNYQGMVLPGVIIFTILKEMMGSISVLEQGLLLALKGTEKAYSVLPMGRYSYNYKNGLTPKEYNELINTFMVYEEEFSIDNKQFNFNTEQRNCYVEALDVSVYYSNNSYGYSHKIYIHEVYEGDCIDIIDKSDINKVELSISNLMVRAFSNLKNKEEL, from the coding sequence GTCTATAATAGATGAGTTTAAAGAGCACCTTGACTTAGAGTTAAACCAACGCATATTATTTACTGCTCCTTTTGGGGCAGGGAAGTCAACGTTTATTAATGACTTTGAAGATGAGCATAAAGATGGATATCGCTTTATAAGACTCTATCCGGTGAACTATGCTGTATCAGCTAATGAGGATATATTTGAGCTAATTAAGTTTGATATTCTGTATGAGCTGATGGCACATCATAATGAAGAGATAGCTTTAGTAAAAGAAGACTTTGACTTTTGGTTACGTATGTCAATGTTTATGCAGAATAAAGCAGATTTAATGCCTTTGTTTTTATTTGTTTTATCACAACATGAAAAAATAGGTAAAAGTGCAGCAGTCTTTATTGGTGCTGTAGAAAAAATATTGACACCTCTTAAAAAAGGGTTTAAAGAATATAGTGAGCAAATTAAGATAGATGTATTAGCAGATATTACGAAGTTTTTAAACTCTTTTAAAGATAAGAAAGGCAGTCCTTATGAAATGGATGCGACTTCACAGTTTATCTTTGACTTAGTTGATAGACTTAAAGGAGATGAGTTACCTGATCAAGAGGTGATAGAAGAAGATAAGAAGATAACAAATAAGACAGTATTAGTCATAGATGACTTAGATCGTTTAGATCCTGACCATATCTTTAGGTTGTTTAATATCTTTTCTGCTCATACACATTCGATAACAGGAGAGAATAAGTTTGGTTTTGACAAGGTTGTTTTTGTCTGTGATATAGAGAATATTCGTAAGATCTATGCACATAAATATGGAGAAGGTGTTGACTTCTCTGGGTATATGGATAAGTTCTATTCTGTGAAGCCTTTTGAGTTTGACCATAAGGAGTATTTAACTGATCAATTGGAAGAGATTATTAAAAATTATAGATTCATAAATACAGATAGTGAATTTGTTAATAGTAATGAATTTAAAAGAATTTTAATTGGGTCTTTGAAATTTTGTTTAAAAGAGAAAATATTAAACTTACGTAGTTTAAAACAAATAGGGGTAATGTCTTTTGATTTAAGGCAAAGTAAGAATAGTAATTATCAGGGAATGGTATTACCAGGGGTTATTATTTTTACAATACTAAAAGAAATGATGGGTAGTATTTCAGTTTTAGAACAAGGTTTATTATTAGCGTTAAAAGGGACAGAAAAAGCTTACAGTGTTCTTCCTATGGGGAGATATAGTTATAATTACAAAAATGGTTTAACACCTAAAGAGTATAATGAGCTGATAAATACTTTTATGGTATATGAGGAAGAATTTTCGATAGATAATAAACAGTTTAATTTTAATACTGAACAAAGGAATTGTTATGTTGAAGCTTTAGACGTTAGTGTTTATTATAGCAATAATTCCTATGGTTACTCTCATAAAATTTATATTCATGAAGTTTATGAAGGAGATTGTATAGATATAATAGATAAGAGTGACATAAATAAAGTAGAGTTATCAATATCAAATTTAATGGTTAGAGCATTCAGTAATCTGAAGAATAAAGAGGAATTATAG
- a CDS encoding DEAD/DEAH box helicase → MENIIQVTYGQTGQSTMSNTMGMREMQQKAYQARLSQLLLIKAPPASGKSRALMFIALDKLINQGIKKVIVAVPERSIGSSFAYTDLVAHGFFANWEPNDKYNLCTPGMDDSKSKVDAFVNFMKGEEKILICTHATLRFAYEQLHDEDFDNYLLAIDEFHHVSASDENILGSLLRSLIRNSKAHIVAMTGSYFRGDSLPVLMPEDEAKFTKVTYNYYQQLNGYKHLKSLGIGYHFYQGRYYTAIDQVLDTDKKTILHIPNVNSNESTREKYEEVDRILDIIGSVVGVDEHTAVITLKRHKDGKLIKVADLVNDDARQREKIVAYLRNIKEAEDMDLIIALGMAKEGFDWPYCEHALTVGYRGSLTEIIQIIGRATRDSEDKTHAQFTNLLAQPDAQNDDVVVAVNNMLKAITASLLMEQVLAPNFDFKPKRDERDLAEPGTIKIKGFKGITTAKVKSIVEEDINDLKAAILQDRDVSKAITGSIDPDVINKVLIPKVIKTRYPELDIEELEAVRQYVVSDSVVKSGEIQEVGGKKFIVLAKQFINIDEISIDLIDSINPFQKAYEILSKSVTIPVLKMIQEVLLASKIKISDEEALLTWPKIVAFVDEHKREPNVDSDNALEVRLGEVLVFIRDKKRKAMQNG, encoded by the coding sequence ATGGAAAACATTATACAAGTAACATACGGTCAGACAGGCCAATCTACGATGTCGAATACAATGGGGATGCGTGAGATGCAGCAGAAAGCATATCAGGCTCGCCTAAGTCAGCTATTATTAATTAAGGCACCGCCTGCCTCAGGTAAGTCACGTGCTTTAATGTTTATCGCATTAGATAAACTGATTAATCAAGGGATAAAGAAAGTAATCGTGGCAGTGCCTGAGCGCTCTATCGGTTCTTCTTTTGCTTATACAGATTTGGTCGCTCATGGTTTCTTTGCTAATTGGGAGCCTAATGATAAATATAATCTATGTACCCCTGGTATGGATGACAGCAAGAGTAAGGTAGATGCTTTTGTCAACTTTATGAAAGGCGAAGAGAAAATCTTAATCTGTACTCATGCTACGTTGCGTTTTGCCTATGAGCAGTTGCACGATGAAGACTTTGACAACTATCTGTTAGCGATAGATGAGTTTCACCATGTATCAGCCTCAGATGAGAATATCTTAGGGAGTTTGTTACGCTCATTGATACGCAATTCTAAGGCACATATTGTGGCTATGACAGGGTCTTACTTTAGAGGAGATTCTCTACCTGTATTGATGCCTGAAGATGAAGCGAAGTTTACAAAGGTGACATATAACTATTACCAACAGCTGAACGGGTATAAGCATCTGAAGTCTTTAGGGATAGGGTATCACTTCTATCAAGGGAGATATTATACGGCTATAGATCAGGTATTAGATACAGATAAGAAAACGATACTACATATTCCGAATGTGAACTCTAATGAGTCCACGAGAGAGAAATACGAAGAGGTTGACCGCATCTTAGATATTATTGGATCGGTAGTAGGAGTAGATGAGCATACTGCTGTTATCACTTTAAAACGCCACAAAGACGGTAAGCTGATCAAGGTAGCAGACTTAGTAAATGACGATGCGAGACAGCGTGAGAAGATAGTGGCTTATCTCCGCAATATAAAAGAGGCAGAGGATATGGACTTGATTATTGCGTTGGGTATGGCTAAGGAGGGGTTTGACTGGCCTTATTGTGAGCATGCTTTAACAGTAGGGTACAGAGGATCGCTGACAGAGATTATACAGATTATAGGGCGTGCTACTCGAGATAGTGAGGACAAGACTCACGCACAGTTTACTAATCTATTAGCTCAGCCAGACGCACAGAATGACGATGTAGTAGTGGCGGTAAATAATATGCTAAAGGCTATAACAGCTTCACTATTAATGGAACAGGTATTGGCTCCTAACTTTGATTTTAAGCCGAAGCGTGATGAACGCGACTTGGCTGAGCCAGGAACGATTAAGATTAAAGGATTTAAGGGAATCACTACTGCTAAGGTAAAGTCTATCGTAGAGGAGGATATTAATGATTTAAAAGCAGCTATTCTACAAGATAGAGATGTCTCTAAGGCTATAACAGGTAGTATAGATCCTGATGTTATCAATAAGGTATTAATCCCTAAAGTGATTAAGACACGCTATCCAGAGCTGGATATAGAGGAGTTAGAAGCGGTACGTCAGTATGTGGTTTCTGATTCTGTAGTAAAATCAGGAGAGATACAGGAAGTAGGGGGTAAAAAGTTTATCGTACTGGCGAAGCAATTTATCAATATAGATGAGATAAGTATTGACTTGATAGACAGTATTAATCCGTTTCAGAAAGCGTACGAGATATTGTCTAAATCGGTCACTATCCCTGTGCTTAAAATGATACAAGAGGTATTATTAGCGTCAAAAATAAAAATATCAGATGAAGAGGCTTTATTAACATGGCCTAAGATAGTAGCCTTCGTTGATGAGCATAAGCGTGAGCCTAATGTAGATTCTGATAATGCGTTAGAAGTGCGATTAGGAGAAGTATTGGTGTTTATTAGAGATAAGAAACGTAAGGCGATGCAGAATGGATAA
- a CDS encoding GIY-YIG nuclease family protein yields the protein MDKKVYTSYDDIFNDDVFNLLDVKASVKALSEDERLINSFQEINDFVREHNREPNKVKGFSERMLYSRLEGFRNNIAHQKKLSAFDEFNLLPEPLDNLEGDYSIQVEKPKVVEVNSFEDILATDVFNLLGADTEDQLGLFELSDALREHRDRDKTDFVAKRQPCKDFEQYEVMFKAVHEELREGRRKLVEFTAGSQQKGAFYVHKGVLFLLESYEQSREDSYKEDGTRVRRDGRTRCIFENGTESKLLWRSVEKMLYDDGQAVTHLAEKANYELHLNANLVKEDDVSTGHLYVLQSKSIDPKIKNIPNLFKIGFSTTDVETRIKNAKNEPTYLMAEVHLVLKVACYNMNPHKFEQLLHAFFGEIGLVLEVADKDGVVHKPREWFSVPLDVVEQVIDLIISEEIVNYKYDSKNQKIIKG from the coding sequence ATGGATAAGAAAGTATATACGTCGTATGATGATATTTTTAACGATGATGTCTTTAATCTATTAGATGTAAAGGCAAGCGTTAAAGCGTTAAGTGAGGACGAGCGTTTGATTAATTCGTTTCAAGAGATAAATGATTTCGTTCGTGAACATAACCGAGAACCTAACAAGGTGAAGGGATTTAGTGAGCGTATGTTATATTCGAGATTAGAAGGATTTAGAAACAATATAGCACATCAGAAGAAGTTATCTGCTTTTGATGAGTTTAACTTGTTGCCAGAGCCACTGGATAATTTAGAAGGAGACTACAGTATCCAAGTAGAAAAACCTAAAGTAGTAGAGGTAAATTCCTTTGAAGATATATTAGCTACTGATGTGTTTAATTTACTTGGTGCAGATACAGAAGATCAATTAGGATTGTTTGAATTAAGTGATGCTTTACGTGAGCATAGAGATAGAGATAAGACTGACTTTGTGGCTAAGCGTCAGCCTTGTAAAGACTTTGAGCAGTATGAGGTTATGTTTAAGGCTGTACACGAAGAATTGAGAGAAGGGCGTAGAAAGTTAGTCGAGTTTACAGCAGGGAGTCAACAAAAGGGTGCTTTCTATGTACACAAGGGAGTGTTGTTTCTATTAGAGAGTTATGAACAGAGTCGGGAAGATTCATATAAAGAAGATGGTACACGAGTGAGACGTGATGGGCGTACGCGTTGTATTTTTGAGAATGGTACAGAGTCTAAATTGCTTTGGCGTTCTGTAGAGAAGATGCTGTATGATGATGGACAAGCAGTAACGCATTTAGCAGAGAAAGCAAACTATGAGTTGCATCTGAATGCTAATTTAGTGAAGGAGGATGATGTTAGTACAGGACATCTCTATGTGTTGCAATCTAAGAGTATAGATCCTAAAATTAAGAATATACCTAATTTATTTAAAATAGGGTTCTCTACTACAGATGTAGAGACACGTATTAAGAATGCAAAGAACGAACCGACGTACTTAATGGCTGAGGTGCATTTGGTATTGAAAGTAGCTTGTTATAACATGAATCCGCATAAGTTTGAGCAGTTATTACACGCTTTCTTTGGTGAGATAGGTTTGGTTCTAGAAGTAGCTGATAAAGATGGTGTAGTGCATAAACCAAGAGAGTGGTTTAGCGTGCCATTAGATGTAGTAGAGCAAGTAATCGACTTGATTATTAGTGAAGAAATTGTGAATTATAAGTATGATAGTAAGAATCAAAAGATAATTAAAGGGTGA